The nucleotide window CCTTCACACGTAGGACTCCCCGCCAAGCTCTTCCTTTTTCATCAACATCCACCATGATGACCTTTCCAGCACTAGCCCCGAGTTTCTCACCCATTCTTCTGTTCATAGCAGGAAAGGGAAGGTCGTGGAGTTGGATCCAAAATGGTTCCAATGAAAACTCAATATCTTTTAAGGCCAGCCTGCCAGTACATTCTTGAATACAGATCAAACTTCTGTGGCAAGACCAAGGTTGACCTGTTAACACCCTGGTCCGCACGATGGAACTATGGAACTCGAGCAAGAACTTGTTCCTTCCTATGTCTTTGAAGGATATCCCACGTTCAGCATTCCAGACCCTGGACATTGTTATTTTGAATGCCCCTTTATTCACTTCCCTGTCTAAAGCTACCAGAGCAACAAGACAGGAGTTGCTGATATCCTGTGCGAGCGTAAACTCCTCCTCCGGTAGATGGAAGTCTTGTTGTTCCTCCTCTGTGAGCTTGAGGCCCTTGCATAGATGAGAAATTTCCTCCACCATGGATGCTCAAATCCCGTGAGTGGGTAACTGAACTACTGAGATGAAACCAAAACCTCTATATATCAAGCAAATCCAAGAGAGAAAACTCTATGTTCCTAAGAAGCACAGAGAGAAAACCCCATCTCGATCGAGAAGAGACATAGACAGAAGAAAGAACCGaggttttggttgatttttatgaatatataatgCTTAGAGGTCCAACTTAGGCTTATAAATGTTTTCATGGTTCATATCTAAAAAGGGGAATCTTTAAATTCAAAGCATAAGCCTACTACAGGATTAAGAGTATCCAAGTACATTTTCGGTGTgacattaatttgtaaatattgttTCCCTTCAAAATGTGTTTCGGTTTAATTGTTTATTGGAAGTCTGTATCTTTTAGaagtgggttttatttatttatttatttatcatgttTAGGTTTGAACTTTTAGTAGCTTTGGTGATTCAAacattaaatactcaataagaGCAAGTATCAATAAGTGAGGTCACAGTTCGATGTTAGATTTTCATGGTTTGTAAATTATCATCTCTTTTGCCAATTTGATCATTTCGGTTAAGTGGTTGCAAGTgtaagtttaggcttaaatctcaaataatgaaatgtttatatatactctGATATTTGAAAAACGACTTATGTAAAGCCAAAAATGGGTTTAGATGGATAATTTCATGAGGTTTGTGAAATTTGGTGAAACTTAGCGTCGAATTGCaattattataagtttaggGATTAATATGCAATTTCCAAGAGTATAGGGGTGAAAGTGCAATTGAGCGAGGTTTTGGAAGTCCAGATATTGTGACCCCTTTATACTTCATTTGGGGATTTTTCTAACCataatttatatgtttatttatttcaacCTTTGGAGATTAGAGATATTAAGCTGAGTTTTGTAAGTTAACTTGTAACTTACCCTAGTATTTATGTCTTTATGATAAATACTATGATGTTTATTCATGTTCTAACTTTCTGAATGATATCTCAATGTTCATAACATGATTATTATATCATCTTTCATGAAGCATATGTACATGTCATGAACCCAAACTAGGATGTGGattatcttagtggaactcATTGTCCACTCTTGAGTGATTAAATATGGAATGGAGTCCCCTAGATTGATGAAGAACAGTTATTGACTTTAGATGGGATAATAACGGTCCTGAAGCACGGGTATGTATGAGCATTCTCGTTGGTGGGTGTGCTACATGTGACGCTCCCAACCCCGCATGGGATTTAACAAAGATCAAAGCGTCGAGATATGCAACACTGAGTTACATACCTCTGTACATGATAAATAagaatgcaatgcacctagtaGTATAAAATAATCATAGCGAAATAAgcaatttcaaaataataactaTTTTCCCAAACTGAGTAATAACCTTAAACATAGCAAACTTGTCCaaacatatttcaaatataGCACATAAATAGAAAGCATGACATATTGTACTGGAGTTGCGTACTtttagcctcgtttgtttttacaaatgagatgagttgagataaaagttaaaaattatataaaatattattataatatattttttattattatttttgttttaagatttaaaaaagttgaattgtttattttattttgtgtgagaatttaaaaaaaatgtaataatgagattagatgagatgagatgaaaatagttgtgaaaataaacagGCCTAAGCTACAAACTCAAACCTTCACATTGTTTTCATTATACTGACTTcacattttt belongs to Juglans regia cultivar Chandler chromosome 8, Walnut 2.0, whole genome shotgun sequence and includes:
- the LOC109020243 gene encoding uncharacterized protein LOC109020243 — protein: MVEEISHLCKGLKLTEEEQQDFHLPEEEFTLAQDISNSCLVALVALDREVNKGAFKITMSRVWNAERGISFKDIGRNKFLLEFHSSIVRTRVLTGQPWSCHRSLICIQECTGRLALKDIEFSLEPFWIQLHDLPFPAMNRRMGEKLGASAGKVIMVDVDEKGRAWRGVLRVKVLLDLSKPLTRGCVINVGDSRSWIPFKYKRLPPFCYHCGIILHTQLSCTRRVSDGSTYATSQLQYGPWLKADPIQKPRFHKAQSNSLEGKASGSGLQASSDDQGSNFGGNNTFQ